The following coding sequences are from one Phycisphaeraceae bacterium window:
- a CDS encoding site-specific DNA-methyltransferase, whose amino-acid sequence MPQPTQIPRNKLVTEDCLKAMARWPQDSVDLIFADPPYNIGFDYGDQYHDKRSDDDYVGWTCRWVDACARLLSPTGSLYILIGDEYAAELRVHLKKLQSDRQLLFRNWIVWHYTFGQRCKLKFNRSHAHLFYCVGSASVGNDGKPLSNLGKKNTFTFHYDEVAVPSARQTTYADKRANPKGKLPDDTWYLKRYPDTEHWYTRPQEAAETEQGGHFDADLDTWYQSRLCGTFKERSGFHPCQLPEALLERIIKVSSNPGDLVFDPFTGSGTTLAVARRLARDYLGCEQGKDYAKLAQKRINAVETQINGTSPKPRSRKPKPQTI is encoded by the coding sequence ATGCCGCAGCCGACCCAGATACCCCGAAACAAGCTCGTCACCGAGGATTGTCTCAAGGCCATGGCACGCTGGCCGCAAGACTCCGTTGACCTCATCTTCGCCGACCCCCCCTACAACATCGGGTTCGACTACGGTGACCAATACCACGACAAACGATCAGACGACGATTACGTCGGTTGGACCTGTCGGTGGGTTGATGCCTGCGCCCGCCTGCTCAGCCCCACCGGGAGCCTCTACATCCTCATAGGCGACGAGTACGCCGCCGAACTCCGCGTCCACCTCAAGAAACTCCAAAGCGACCGTCAACTCCTCTTCCGCAACTGGATCGTCTGGCACTACACCTTCGGCCAACGCTGCAAGCTCAAGTTCAACCGCTCCCACGCCCACCTTTTCTACTGCGTCGGCTCAGCCTCCGTCGGCAATGACGGAAAACCCCTCAGCAACCTCGGCAAAAAAAACACCTTCACCTTCCACTACGACGAAGTCGCCGTCCCTTCAGCCCGCCAGACCACCTACGCAGACAAACGCGCCAACCCCAAAGGCAAACTCCCCGACGATACCTGGTACCTCAAACGCTACCCCGACACCGAACACTGGTACACCCGCCCCCAGGAAGCCGCCGAAACCGAGCAGGGCGGTCACTTCGACGCCGACCTCGACACCTGGTATCAGTCTCGCCTCTGCGGAACCTTCAAGGAACGCTCTGGATTCCACCCCTGCCAACTCCCCGAAGCCCTCCTCGAACGCATCATCAAAGTCTCCTCCAACCCCGGCGACCTCGTTTTCGACCCCTTCACCGGCTCCGGCACCACCCTAGCCGTCGCCCGACGCCTCGCCCGCGACTACCTCGGCTGCGAACAAGGCAAAGACTACGCCAAACTCGCCCAGAAACGCATTAACGCCGTCGAGACCCAGATCAACGGAACATCCCCAAAACCGCGTTCGCGCAAGCCAAAGCCCCAAACGATCTGA
- a CDS encoding ferredoxin family protein: MPHIIAEPCIGTKDTACVAVCPVDCIHPTSDETEFEGADQLFIDPDTCIDCGLCVDECPVKAIFPEEDLPDEWAAFIETNAQYYA, encoded by the coding sequence ATGCCGCATATTATTGCTGAGCCGTGCATCGGGACCAAGGACACCGCCTGCGTGGCGGTCTGCCCGGTGGACTGCATCCATCCGACATCGGACGAGACTGAGTTTGAGGGCGCCGATCAGCTCTTTATTGATCCCGACACCTGCATCGACTGCGGACTATGCGTGGACGAGTGCCCGGTGAAGGCGATTTTCCCTGAGGAGGATCTGCCGGATGAGTGGGCTGCGTTCATTGAGACAAACGCTCAGTACTACGCTTAA
- a CDS encoding NAD(P)-dependent oxidoreductase, which produces MSEMSMPKVVISETLSAEPAAWLGERCRVVWAMHDSASFDGELADAEGLVVRTYTIVGPALLDRAPKLRVVGRAGVGLDNIDLEACRSRGVEVVSTPDANSQAVVEYVLGLMLDALRPRVDLPEDVDAPGYHHMRKKHVGRQLDRMTLGILGFGRIGRRLGEVAHAIGMNLRVCDLLPEAQMREAVEYPFRFVGLEELLGESDIVSVHVDGRQSNRHLLNTRTLGMLRDDTVLINAARGMLVDQKSLAAWASAHPEARVVLDVLDPEPPTANERLRKVSKNVRILPHLASRTHEAMENMSWVVRDVWAVLEGREPAYSAMGDSSSGD; this is translated from the coding sequence ATGAGTGAGATGTCGATGCCGAAGGTTGTGATCAGCGAGACGCTCAGTGCCGAGCCTGCGGCGTGGCTTGGCGAGCGTTGTCGTGTGGTGTGGGCGATGCACGATTCGGCGTCGTTCGATGGTGAGTTGGCGGATGCTGAGGGACTGGTGGTTCGGACGTACACGATCGTGGGTCCGGCCTTGCTTGATAGGGCTCCGAAGTTAAGGGTGGTGGGTCGTGCGGGGGTGGGTCTGGACAACATTGATCTGGAGGCATGCCGGTCTCGTGGGGTTGAGGTGGTATCGACACCGGATGCGAACAGCCAGGCGGTGGTGGAGTATGTGCTGGGGTTGATGCTGGATGCGTTGCGGCCGAGGGTTGATCTGCCGGAAGATGTGGACGCGCCGGGGTACCACCACATGCGCAAGAAGCATGTGGGGCGGCAACTGGATCGGATGACGCTGGGGATTCTGGGGTTTGGTCGGATTGGTCGTCGGCTGGGGGAGGTGGCGCACGCGATCGGGATGAATCTGCGGGTGTGCGATCTGCTGCCTGAGGCTCAGATGCGGGAGGCGGTGGAGTATCCGTTTCGGTTTGTGGGGCTAGAGGAGCTGCTAGGTGAGTCTGACATTGTCAGTGTTCATGTGGATGGGCGGCAGTCGAATCGTCATCTATTGAATACGCGAACGCTGGGTATGCTTCGGGATGACACGGTGCTGATCAACGCGGCGCGGGGCATGCTGGTGGATCAGAAGAGCTTGGCGGCGTGGGCAAGTGCGCATCCGGAGGCGCGGGTGGTGTTAGACGTACTGGACCCGGAACCGCCTACGGCGAATGAGAGGCTGCGTAAGGTCTCGAAGAATGTGCGGATTTTGCCTCACCTGGCGTCGCGGACACATGAGGCGATGGAGAACATGTCGTGGGTGGTCCGGGATGTGTGGGCGGTGCTGGAGGGTCGGGAGCCGGCTTATTCGGCGATGGGTGATTCCTCGTCTGGGGACTGA
- a CDS encoding ATP-binding cassette domain-containing protein has translation MAELRQDTQSAIEHDANPARLVFDAVDLPASERHDTPLSGVSFELGIGEMMIVQTEQGHPRLPLADAILGLISPMWGTITLDGMQWRDLSPSKISRLRSQVGRVFDNERWVSGLTLAENVYLASRYHRLMPERTMIHEARRLCEVFDIPRLPETPVSQAPKATRQKVAWVRALLGPRRLIILERPLQGLNVSDAPRLAHALGSLREQGATIIWITDRPVPIDLPGMLPDKLGRVEGTGLTVEPGPGPLGGDS, from the coding sequence ATGGCCGAACTAAGACAAGACACTCAGTCCGCCATCGAGCACGACGCCAACCCGGCTCGCCTCGTGTTCGATGCCGTCGACTTGCCCGCCAGTGAGCGTCACGACACACCCCTCTCTGGCGTAAGTTTCGAGCTGGGCATTGGCGAGATGATGATCGTCCAGACCGAGCAAGGACACCCTCGACTGCCTCTCGCCGACGCCATCCTCGGGCTCATCAGCCCGATGTGGGGAACGATTACCCTCGACGGCATGCAATGGCGCGATCTCTCACCCTCTAAAATTAGCCGCTTAAGAAGCCAAGTTGGCCGGGTCTTCGACAACGAGCGATGGGTCAGCGGGCTCACTCTCGCTGAGAATGTCTACCTCGCCTCCCGTTATCACCGCCTCATGCCCGAACGCACCATGATCCACGAGGCCCGACGGCTCTGCGAAGTCTTCGACATCCCCCGCCTACCCGAGACGCCGGTGTCTCAGGCACCAAAAGCAACCAGACAGAAAGTCGCCTGGGTCCGAGCCCTCCTCGGGCCGCGCCGACTCATCATCCTCGAACGCCCCCTTCAGGGACTCAACGTCAGCGACGCCCCACGACTTGCCCACGCCCTGGGATCCCTGCGTGAACAAGGGGCCACCATCATCTGGATCACGGACCGTCCCGTCCCGATTGACCTCCCCGGCATGCTTCCCGATAAGCTGGGACGAGTTGAAGGCACCGGACTCACCGTCGAGCCCGGACCCGGCCCGCTGGGAGGTGATTCATGA
- a CDS encoding ABC transporter permease, with the protein MRTIAISLMRLLPTSSRPVIADLLRGLVYPIAFLLRQVVRGLMMFAAVGATVALCVRPSTWTHAVRQELARQLFKTAVTAVPFAIMVALGIGVFVVVQAQQWLDRLGHTSLLGPLLVMSVVRELGPLATNMLVIGRSGTSMTAEIGNMKMLGEIDLLDAQGVDPFVYLIVPRILGTGLAVTCLTLIVLVVSIGSGRLLALELTSDPSRLVTFADQILQSLELIDVFNFLAKTFLTGMLTGAICCVTGLQITGDTAGVATAAREAFVRCMAALLVVSAFVSLTIYI; encoded by the coding sequence ATGAGGACCATCGCCATCTCGCTGATGCGTCTGCTGCCCACCAGCTCACGGCCGGTCATCGCCGACCTGCTTCGCGGGCTGGTCTACCCCATCGCCTTCCTTCTTCGACAGGTTGTTCGGGGGCTGATGATGTTCGCCGCCGTCGGTGCGACTGTCGCCCTCTGTGTTCGTCCATCAACCTGGACCCACGCCGTCCGCCAGGAGCTCGCTCGACAGCTCTTCAAGACCGCCGTCACCGCCGTCCCCTTTGCCATCATGGTTGCGCTGGGCATCGGCGTCTTCGTCGTCGTTCAGGCCCAGCAATGGCTCGACCGTCTTGGACACACCTCCCTGCTCGGACCTCTCCTGGTGATGTCGGTCGTCCGCGAACTTGGACCCCTCGCCACGAACATGCTCGTCATCGGCCGAAGCGGAACGTCCATGACCGCCGAGATCGGCAACATGAAGATGCTCGGCGAGATCGACCTGCTGGATGCTCAAGGCGTGGATCCCTTTGTCTATCTCATCGTCCCCAGAATCCTCGGCACCGGACTCGCTGTCACCTGCCTGACTCTCATCGTTCTCGTTGTCAGCATCGGCAGCGGGCGACTCCTCGCCCTTGAACTCACGTCAGACCCCTCACGACTCGTCACCTTCGCTGACCAGATCCTCCAGTCCCTGGAGTTGATCGACGTCTTCAACTTCCTCGCCAAAACCTTCCTCACCGGCATGCTCACCGGTGCCATTTGCTGCGTCACCGGTCTCCAGATCACCGGCGACACCGCTGGCGTCGCGACCGCAGCCCGCGAAGCCTTCGTCCGCTGCATGGCCGCACTCCTGGTCGTCTCCGCATTCGTGTCTCTGACCATCTACATCTGA
- a CDS encoding mechanosensitive ion channel family protein gives MNQFLYRLVVILCVMLALAGIAGVVAQAQQPNLDAAQDSAQEVQQTDTDPGQKESSVEEDGSGPVVKVIPEPDDPRWKLAQEWIEVVAPPTLIDRQLLGLAYWQWIWLFLFIFAAVIIDFAVQLAFRVLVRRRLSGADQKERREELRRTMRPFGLYAAAVFCQLTLNFLQFEGAVYEIASGALAVFAVLAGALSAWRVVDLIGQYLARQAEKTATRFDDIIIPLVRKTLKIFVVAIGLLYLANSLGIEVWPLIASLGIGGVAFAFAAKDTVENFFGSVAVLMDRPFDIGDWVVIDGHEGMVEAVGFRSTRIRTFYNSQITVPNANLVRAIVDNYGRRKYRRWKSVLSLQYDTPPDRLLAMAEGVRELIRQHPYTRKDYYHVWVNEFNSSSIDILLYLFFEVPDWGTELRERERLLVDIVRLADTIGVSFAFPTTTVHLYKEEQPPQYGQHDKPQRNSDRRSMAQGMRAARQIVEGQPWKENRPAPVDFGKDDLGNELDAAGNPIDTPQDAQQTK, from the coding sequence ATGAACCAGTTCCTTTACCGCCTTGTCGTCATCCTTTGCGTGATGCTCGCCCTTGCTGGCATCGCTGGCGTGGTCGCTCAGGCCCAGCAACCCAACCTCGATGCGGCTCAAGACTCTGCCCAAGAGGTCCAGCAGACCGACACCGATCCCGGACAGAAAGAATCCTCCGTCGAGGAGGACGGTTCAGGTCCGGTTGTCAAGGTAATTCCTGAGCCCGATGACCCCCGCTGGAAGCTCGCCCAGGAATGGATCGAGGTGGTCGCCCCGCCAACGCTGATCGACCGTCAACTCCTCGGCCTCGCCTACTGGCAGTGGATATGGCTGTTCCTGTTCATCTTTGCCGCTGTCATCATCGACTTCGCTGTCCAACTCGCCTTCCGTGTTCTCGTCCGCCGTCGCCTGTCGGGAGCCGACCAAAAAGAACGTCGCGAAGAACTCCGCCGCACCATGCGGCCGTTCGGTCTCTATGCCGCCGCCGTATTCTGCCAACTCACCCTGAACTTCCTCCAGTTCGAGGGAGCCGTCTACGAGATCGCCAGCGGGGCGCTCGCGGTCTTCGCTGTTCTCGCCGGAGCCCTGTCAGCCTGGCGTGTTGTGGATCTCATTGGCCAATACCTCGCACGACAAGCCGAGAAAACCGCGACCCGCTTCGATGACATCATCATCCCGCTGGTCCGCAAGACCCTCAAGATCTTCGTCGTTGCCATCGGCCTGCTCTACCTCGCTAACTCGCTGGGCATCGAGGTCTGGCCGCTGATCGCCTCTCTGGGCATCGGCGGCGTCGCCTTCGCCTTTGCCGCCAAAGACACCGTCGAAAACTTCTTCGGTTCCGTCGCCGTGCTCATGGACCGACCCTTCGATATCGGCGACTGGGTCGTCATCGACGGCCACGAGGGCATGGTCGAGGCGGTCGGCTTCCGATCCACCCGCATCCGCACGTTTTACAACTCACAGATCACCGTCCCTAACGCCAACCTCGTCCGAGCCATTGTCGACAACTACGGTCGCCGCAAGTACCGCCGATGGAAATCAGTCCTCAGCCTCCAGTACGACACCCCGCCAGACAGACTCCTCGCCATGGCCGAGGGCGTCCGCGAACTCATCCGACAGCACCCTTACACGCGCAAGGACTACTACCACGTCTGGGTCAACGAGTTCAACAGCTCCAGCATCGATATTCTCCTCTACCTCTTTTTCGAGGTCCCCGATTGGGGCACCGAGTTGCGCGAACGCGAACGACTGCTTGTCGATATCGTTCGCCTGGCCGACACCATCGGCGTGAGCTTTGCGTTCCCCACTACCACTGTTCATCTCTACAAAGAAGAACAACCTCCGCAGTACGGTCAGCACGACAAACCTCAACGCAACTCGGACCGCCGATCCATGGCTCAGGGCATGCGCGCCGCCCGTCAGATCGTCGAGGGCCAGCCCTGGAAAGAGAATCGCCCCGCACCCGTCGACTTCGGCAAAGACGACCTCGGTAACGAACTTGACGCCGCGGGCAACCCCATCGACACACCCCAAGACGCTCAGCAGACCAAGTAG
- a CDS encoding HDOD domain-containing protein has protein sequence MSTASSTKAQATPIAAPINEAEKAAEPAIREISHIATLPEITIRIMDLIDDPSATAADLNSVIESDPALGARILKVVNSAFYGVPGQVASINRAIVLLGLNAIKNIAIAASLTKLFRGGKIAQEFDARDLWLHSTATAGASRLIVNELSMGYLDEAFLAGLIHDLGLMVEIQARRPKFIQVLEQVLGDPDVSLRETEQKVFGATHEDFGRVLARSWKFPQTLINVVGGHHDPEQYSGEEALLPTIVAVADSLAAKAGYGFTRGEEVAEPKPEWLATLGLSDEALARIEEQLPEAYEEASTLMKG, from the coding sequence ATGAGCACAGCCAGCAGCACCAAGGCCCAGGCCACGCCGATCGCGGCTCCGATCAATGAGGCAGAGAAAGCCGCAGAGCCGGCGATCCGTGAGATCAGCCATATCGCCACCCTGCCAGAGATCACGATCCGGATCATGGACCTGATCGATGATCCGTCGGCGACGGCGGCGGACCTCAACAGCGTGATCGAGAGCGATCCGGCGCTGGGGGCTCGGATCCTGAAAGTCGTCAACTCGGCGTTTTACGGCGTTCCGGGACAGGTGGCTTCCATCAACCGAGCCATTGTTCTGCTGGGATTGAATGCGATCAAGAACATCGCGATTGCAGCGAGTCTGACCAAGCTGTTCCGAGGCGGGAAGATCGCTCAGGAGTTCGATGCCAGGGACCTGTGGCTGCACAGCACGGCCACAGCGGGTGCATCGAGACTGATCGTCAACGAGTTATCCATGGGTTACCTGGACGAGGCTTTCCTGGCAGGGCTGATCCACGATCTGGGGCTGATGGTCGAGATTCAGGCCCGGCGTCCAAAGTTCATCCAGGTTCTTGAGCAGGTTTTGGGTGATCCGGATGTGAGCCTGCGTGAGACGGAGCAGAAGGTATTTGGGGCGACGCACGAGGACTTCGGGCGCGTGCTGGCGCGGTCGTGGAAGTTCCCGCAGACACTGATCAACGTCGTGGGCGGGCATCACGACCCGGAGCAGTACAGCGGCGAGGAGGCCTTGCTGCCGACGATCGTCGCGGTGGCCGATAGCCTGGCTGCGAAGGCTGGCTACGGGTTCACACGCGGCGAGGAGGTCGCAGAGCCGAAGCCGGAGTGGCTGGCCACGCTGGGGCTTTCTGACGAGGCCTTAGCGAGGATCGAAGAACAACTGCCCGAGGCATACGAAGAAGCCTCGACGCTGATGAAGGGCTGA
- a CDS encoding argininosuccinate synthase: MPASSDPKKIVLAYSGGLDTSVILPWLKGRYPGVKLVAFAAELGQGDELKGIEKKAYASGADEVVVKDLRKEFAEEYCFPMIRAHAIYESDYLLGTSIARPLIAKHQVMVAKQTKADAVGHGATGKGNDQVRFELTYKALNPKLKIISPWKDPAFLDSGLTDRETAIDYAKKHKIPIDQSKKKIYSRDRNLWHISHEGAEIESPGSEPKWNDCLVMSVPPEKAPAKGAVVTIGFKKGNPVSINGKKLAGHEVIEKLNALGGKHAVGTTLLVENRLVGMKSRGVYETPGGTILYEAHKALEQLCLERDLYHEKLRLASRYAELVYNGQWFHPLRDALQAFFDRANEVMTGDVKVRLYKGQALAVEANSPNTLYDEKLASFAMAGYDITAARGFIDLYGLPMMVAGQRQRSRK; the protein is encoded by the coding sequence ATGCCCGCCAGCTCAGACCCGAAAAAGATCGTGCTCGCCTACTCAGGCGGGCTGGATACCTCCGTTATCCTCCCATGGCTCAAGGGCCGCTACCCGGGCGTCAAACTCGTTGCCTTCGCCGCTGAGTTGGGTCAGGGCGACGAGCTCAAAGGTATCGAGAAAAAAGCCTACGCCTCGGGCGCCGACGAGGTCGTCGTCAAGGACCTCCGTAAGGAGTTCGCCGAGGAATACTGCTTCCCGATGATCCGGGCCCACGCGATCTACGAGAGCGATTACCTGCTGGGCACCAGCATCGCGCGTCCGCTGATTGCCAAGCACCAGGTGATGGTCGCCAAGCAGACCAAAGCGGACGCCGTGGGCCACGGAGCCACCGGCAAGGGCAACGACCAGGTCCGGTTCGAGCTGACCTACAAGGCCCTCAACCCCAAGCTCAAGATCATCTCGCCATGGAAAGACCCCGCCTTCCTAGACTCGGGTCTGACCGACCGCGAGACTGCGATCGACTACGCCAAGAAGCACAAGATCCCCATCGATCAGAGCAAGAAGAAGATCTACTCGCGCGACCGTAACCTCTGGCACATCTCTCACGAGGGTGCCGAGATCGAAAGCCCCGGCAGCGAACCGAAGTGGAACGACTGTCTGGTCATGTCCGTGCCGCCTGAGAAGGCACCGGCCAAGGGTGCGGTTGTGACGATCGGCTTTAAGAAGGGCAACCCGGTTTCGATCAACGGCAAGAAGCTCGCCGGCCACGAGGTGATCGAAAAACTCAACGCCTTGGGCGGCAAGCACGCTGTGGGCACCACGCTGCTGGTCGAGAATCGGCTCGTCGGGATGAAGTCGCGCGGTGTCTACGAGACCCCCGGCGGAACGATTCTCTACGAAGCACACAAGGCACTCGAACAGCTCTGTCTCGAACGAGACCTCTACCACGAGAAGCTCAGGCTCGCGTCGCGCTACGCCGAGCTGGTCTACAACGGCCAGTGGTTCCACCCGCTGCGCGATGCCCTCCAGGCGTTCTTTGATCGTGCCAACGAGGTGATGACCGGCGACGTCAAGGTTCGTCTCTATAAAGGTCAGGCCCTCGCCGTCGAGGCCAACAGCCCCAACACCCTCTACGACGAGAAGCTCGCGAGCTTCGCGATGGCGGGCTACGACATCACCGCAGCCCGAGGCTTCATCGATCTGTACGGCCTGCCCATGATGGTCGCGGGCCAGCGGCAACGCTCTCGCAAATAG
- a CDS encoding sigma-70 family RNA polymerase sigma factor, with product MVGQVQKKSNTGNQATGPSATLTLEGWSLPAVLPAADHKRLIELLADSIAYMGSDLFNDDLGIAELLSEAESIPRASVDWYYHLEQNTPVLQLAKPQQPQLLTAAEERVIFTAYNYCRYQAEEVRESIQTRRVGIRQATALLDWDRRAQHLRETIAEYNVALVLAMARKFERSRLDFSEMIAEGNMALVRSIEKFDAGRGFKFSTYACRSILKSFSRLGEKTTRYRKLFPVEANPDFERSDHAERKAQEQELGCAEHAVRLLEHNVAGLSELEIEVIRQRFGFDEATAEQPSTLLEVGKRIGLTKERVRQIQNRALRKLRKGLEETFLDSHANLEDLAEDLELAEQTA from the coding sequence ATGGTCGGACAAGTTCAGAAAAAATCGAACACCGGAAATCAGGCCACGGGTCCCTCAGCGACCCTCACCCTCGAAGGTTGGTCTCTCCCCGCTGTGCTGCCCGCGGCTGATCACAAGCGTTTGATCGAACTTCTCGCCGACTCCATTGCTTACATGGGTAGCGACCTCTTCAATGACGATTTGGGTATCGCCGAGCTGCTGTCAGAGGCCGAGTCAATCCCCCGTGCTTCGGTCGATTGGTACTACCATCTCGAACAGAACACGCCGGTGCTTCAGCTCGCGAAGCCCCAACAACCTCAGCTTCTCACCGCGGCCGAGGAACGGGTGATCTTCACGGCTTACAACTATTGCCGGTACCAAGCCGAAGAGGTCCGCGAGTCGATCCAGACCCGTCGTGTCGGCATCCGCCAGGCAACGGCACTCCTCGACTGGGACCGCAGGGCACAACATCTCCGCGAGACCATCGCGGAGTACAACGTCGCACTCGTCCTGGCAATGGCTCGTAAGTTCGAGCGCAGTCGACTCGACTTCTCGGAGATGATCGCCGAGGGCAACATGGCTTTGGTACGGTCGATCGAGAAATTTGACGCTGGCCGCGGCTTCAAGTTCTCGACCTATGCCTGTCGCTCGATCCTCAAATCCTTCAGCCGCCTGGGCGAGAAAACCACGCGCTACCGCAAGTTGTTTCCCGTCGAGGCCAATCCGGATTTCGAGCGATCGGACCACGCCGAGCGCAAAGCCCAGGAGCAGGAGCTTGGCTGTGCCGAGCACGCCGTGCGACTCCTCGAGCACAACGTCGCCGGGCTCAGCGAGTTGGAGATCGAGGTCATCCGCCAGCGTTTTGGTTTTGATGAGGCAACCGCCGAGCAGCCCTCCACGCTCCTCGAAGTGGGTAAACGGATCGGTCTCACCAAGGAGCGCGTCCGCCAGATCCAGAACCGCGCGTTACGCAAACTCCGCAAGGGACTCGAAGAGACGTTCCTGGATAGCCACGCCAACCTCGAAGACCTCGCCGAGGACTTGGAACTCGCCGAGCAGACCGCTTAA
- a CDS encoding excisionase family DNA-binding protein, whose amino-acid sequence MPKHYLTTKEMARAIDVSPSTLKRWVDLGNIRAPRTAGGHRRIPIEEAIRFIRTSGLPIRDPNAAGLPELVEAMKNGPASVASSPSDQGNLCSVHPVDEALKSEDIVKFRGVLLNFYLKHASVAGLCDGPLGPYYSAKPASKSPTPGEVAVRHRGVDLCVQGLNHIRRLQPKPADDAPRALGGAAPGDPNTIGSLMAATLLADLGWQDTNFGASLPIDALLEAAQEQPPRLIWVTVSVPVSANMLSEWCMALSAAAAQYNADVAIIGDDLPSLPEQQPERLHLVSSMAGLEQLASGWYRQDTLAIT is encoded by the coding sequence ATGCCAAAGCACTACTTAACAACCAAAGAGATGGCCCGGGCCATCGATGTCAGCCCCTCGACGCTCAAAAGATGGGTGGATCTCGGCAACATACGGGCTCCCCGGACCGCTGGCGGGCACCGGCGAATCCCCATAGAAGAGGCAATCCGGTTCATCCGGACCAGCGGACTCCCGATCCGTGACCCGAACGCGGCTGGTCTGCCCGAACTCGTCGAGGCGATGAAAAATGGCCCGGCGAGTGTGGCCTCATCCCCATCGGATCAAGGCAACCTGTGCTCTGTGCATCCTGTCGACGAGGCTTTGAAGAGTGAGGACATCGTAAAGTTTCGGGGGGTCCTGCTGAACTTCTACTTGAAGCACGCGTCGGTGGCTGGCCTCTGTGACGGCCCGCTGGGTCCGTACTACAGCGCTAAGCCTGCGTCAAAATCACCCACGCCGGGTGAGGTGGCGGTCCGTCATCGGGGGGTTGATCTGTGCGTGCAAGGGCTGAACCACATCAGGCGGCTCCAGCCCAAGCCCGCAGATGATGCGCCCCGAGCCCTGGGCGGGGCGGCCCCGGGTGACCCCAACACGATCGGTTCGCTGATGGCCGCGACGCTGCTCGCAGACTTGGGGTGGCAGGACACCAACTTCGGCGCGTCGCTGCCGATCGATGCTCTGTTGGAAGCCGCACAAGAACAACCACCGAGGCTGATCTGGGTGACGGTGTCAGTGCCTGTAAGCGCGAACATGCTGAGTGAATGGTGCATGGCGTTGAGCGCAGCAGCGGCTCAATACAATGCTGACGTCGCGATCATCGGCGACGACCTCCCTTCCCTGCCCGAGCAGCAGCCAGAGCGTCTCCATCTGGTCAGTAGCATGGCTGGTCTCGAACAGCTTGCCTCCGGTTGGTATCGCCAAGACACACTAGCCATCACCTGA
- a CDS encoding M20/M25/M40 family metallo-hydrolase, which translates to MVKTTSGKKSPAVPALLEQLTTTAGVPGREHRVRQLIEKQVKPLVDELRTDRLGSLIATRYPRTKSGAKKNAKPSLRIMIAAHMDQIGFVVKHIDSNGFLRLVSVGGFDTRNLFARLVKVCPDVRDPKKDLPGVLNPGGKPVHIASAEDRKKVPEIDELTVDLGLPAEKVKKLVKIGDMVVLDAPVRSVGQSIVSQCMDNRVACYIAIEALRRLKAHNAEINIVFTVQEEVGLRGAGPAAFGIKPDVGIALDTTLCCDTPGVPDTERVTEQGQGVGLNVMDGAAITDLDLYEQIEAIATRKKIKAQRTLLHRGGTDAGTMQRAGEGIPVMTLLTPTRYIHTVTEMVHRDDLQSAIDLLTAYLESA; encoded by the coding sequence ATGGTCAAGACCACCTCAGGCAAGAAGTCCCCCGCCGTCCCCGCCCTTCTGGAGCAACTCACCACGACCGCAGGGGTTCCGGGTCGCGAACATCGAGTCCGGCAACTCATCGAAAAGCAAGTCAAACCCTTGGTGGATGAACTCCGCACCGACCGGCTGGGGTCGCTGATTGCCACGCGCTATCCCAGAACCAAGTCGGGCGCGAAGAAGAATGCCAAGCCGTCATTGCGCATCATGATCGCAGCCCACATGGACCAGATCGGGTTCGTGGTGAAGCACATCGACAGCAACGGCTTTCTCCGGTTGGTCTCGGTCGGCGGGTTCGATACCCGCAATCTTTTCGCGCGTCTCGTGAAGGTCTGCCCGGATGTTCGAGACCCGAAGAAGGACCTCCCTGGCGTCCTCAATCCGGGTGGGAAGCCCGTGCACATCGCCTCGGCGGAGGACCGCAAGAAGGTGCCCGAGATCGACGAGCTCACCGTTGACCTCGGGCTCCCCGCTGAGAAGGTCAAGAAACTGGTGAAGATCGGCGACATGGTCGTGCTCGATGCGCCGGTCCGCTCCGTTGGGCAGTCGATCGTCTCGCAGTGCATGGACAACCGAGTGGCCTGCTACATCGCTATCGAGGCGCTGCGCCGTCTCAAGGCACACAACGCGGAGATCAACATCGTCTTCACGGTGCAGGAGGAGGTCGGTCTGCGTGGTGCCGGGCCTGCCGCGTTTGGGATCAAGCCCGATGTCGGGATCGCGCTCGACACGACGCTCTGCTGCGACACGCCCGGCGTCCCCGACACTGAGCGCGTCACCGAGCAGGGCCAGGGCGTCGGGCTCAACGTCATGGACGGGGCCGCCATCACCGACCTGGACCTCTACGAGCAGATCGAGGCGATCGCCACACGGAAAAAAATCAAGGCCCAGCGCACGCTACTGCACCGAGGCGGGACCGACGCGGGCACCATGCAGCGTGCCGGCGAGGGCATCCCGGTGATGACACTCCTGACACCAACGCGGTACATCCACACCGTCACCGAGATGGTCCATCGTGACGATCTGCAGTCCGCGATCGACCTGCTGACGGCGTATCTCGAATCAGCTTGA